The Brassica rapa cultivar Chiifu-401-42 chromosome A10, CAAS_Brap_v3.01, whole genome shotgun sequence genome segment CTTGTCATTGTGCTTGTATAATCCTCAACACATATTTTAATCAATGCGTTTTCTTGCTATGCGAGTTGGTGGTCGTTATATAATAAGGTGTGATTAGTTGGAGGATCATTACTCATTAGACAAAGACTCAAGTCTACGCATGTGTTTTAACCCCAGAAAACAAGTATGCAATCAAATGTAAATTTAAAAGGTATTCATAAATtttagggctgttcaatatggtgaaaccgaaccgtaccgaaccgaaccaaaccgaaatagacaatatggtttggttttggtatataccatataaaccgaatggatataattttataaaaaccgtaggatttagatatggtttggtatataaccgattaaatcgaataaaccgaacaaaaccgattaaaagtagaaacatgaaaatatgtatctattttttaacaatacatgaaaatctatttgttacataagttaaatttgtgttaataactattactataattttataataataaaaaaccttaatttgtaaacttgaactataactaaataacaatacatcgcaattcagatatcttattttctaagtcttttttgatctttttgcttaattttagtcttcactaaattaatatgaagattataatttgatggacaataattaatggaaaattttcaattgaaaaagcatgagtttaatgaacactaaatatggaagagtgaaaaaaaaaaattcatgtttttgttttgtttcatatttttattttcaaaatttcaagctttgattattttatttgatggtaaaagcatttttatttttttgttcatttatttgaacatgcaatatatttttaataaatgactatgttgacaatatgactctaaaattcatataatatgatctcaaacaaaataattatgttttttggtataaaaccgaataaaccgaaaaccgacggtatataaaccgaaccgaaccgaagtaaatatggatctagaatggtagttatattttactaaccgaaataccgaaaaccgaaaaaaaccgaaccgaaaccgaaccgatatccggattgaacacccctaaatTTGTTATGATATGCTTTCAATTTTCTCCGACAACCGACATGATAGAAACAAAAGTTGGCATGTAAAATTTGTTTGTGGAAATTAAGGGAAGttatccaaaaaataaataggAAGTTAAAAAAGGGACATTGATTCTTTTATCTTGGCGATTAAAGataaaatgtaattaaaaaGTTACCGTAATTCTGGAATAGTAAAATTACTTAACCACGTTTAAAAAATCTCTTAATTAGGCTTGTGCgatttaatcaaataaaaacaaaattaattaattgtataCGCGACtgggtgtatatatatatgtatacgcGTGCGTATAGATCCTGAGAGGTATATATCTACAGTTTTCATCTCTGGCTCGTGTTGTTTTTGTATAATCTTAGAACAGTGAAGGGGGAGAGAGATTTTTTTGGGGGTGTGAGGGAGAAAAATAGGATCCGAATCGAGAACTTAGGGTTTTGCTGGGATTTGGAGAGGGATAACGGAGGAACCTGAAATTAGGGTTTCGTTTGTACTTGATTTGGGGGAAAGGAGGTGATTTTGAATCCTCGATCATGTAATGTTAATCcccaattttaattttttttttgtaattatagaTTCCTTAGATAATCTCTATGATTACGTGTTTTATGGGCTCGATCTCCTGATAAGAATGAATCATTATATGATGTTTGGtttaagattgatttttttgtttgttttttgtttgtgtgtaaCAGTGTGGAAGAGATCGATAGAGATTGGTTTGTGAGTCAGGCAAATTAATTTTACTGTCAATGGTGAGATTAGCTAAAGAAATGTTATTCACTGATCTTGATGGTTGTTTTTGTTCGCTTAACTGTTCATGTCATTTTTCTATTTTGTTATGATATCATATGCAGGCTGATAGAAGAGCTGGTAAGCGTTCGATTAATCGGAGAGGCGTTTCAAATGCGGACTCTGGAACATGTAATGTTTGTTCTGCTCCTTGTTCTTCGTGCATGCATCGTAACGTAGGTGTCACAGGGTCAAAATCGGATGAGTCGTCTGATGAGAATGGGCATGGAGTTGCTGGTAGCCAGTGTTCTGTGAACGAGGACAGTCTTTTGCCTTCTGTTGTGGTGAATTCTCGCAACGGTTCGAATAACACTGCGAGTGAGGCAAGCAACTTTGTTAGTTCCGGTCATGATGCTCTCTCTGAGAATGCTGAGAGTAGGGAAAGGATCAGACGTTCTGGGAAATGTGATGGTTCCGGGGTTGTTGCGATGACTTCGAAGGCATCTTCTTCTGGGAGTAGGATGAAACATAAAGTGTCTGCTTCAGTTAATGTGTTAGAGCAAGAGGAGACAGTCGACAAGGATTCAGCTCTGGTTTCTGATCCTGTTCTGAGTAGATCTAGGAAAGACCAAGATTCAACAATCATCAAATCTTCTAGTGTTCTTTCAGATGAAGTGAAATCACAATCTTTGCGTAATCCGTCATCAAACCATGAAGACAGAATCAGTTCAGAGCGGGGAAATTTCAAGGAAAAACTGGGACCAGGGGGTAACGAAGACAGGGAGGAACAGTCTGTTGAAGGATCTGTTCCTTCTGGCCAGAAGGGGAAGGATGGGAAGTCAAGTACAAGCACTTCCTTCAATAAATCAGATGAGTCGGTCTCATCAGTTATGTCTGAGAGCGAGAGCGATGATGCTGAGGTGGAACATGATGTAAGTATTGTGTTTTTGTCTCACATTGGAAAATAGTGATACACCAACTTTATGTGATAaacgttttgttttttttttggttgaataGGTAAAAGTTTGTGATATCTGTGGAGATGCGGGTCGTGAAGATCTACTCGCTATTTGCTTCGGATGCAGTGATGGTGCAGAACACACGTAAGCCCCCTCTTTTACTCGAAAGGAAGAACATTCTAATGGCAAATTTTGAATCAGGATTTTGCCGCATTGTTAGTTGTAGAATTTGATTTTAATTAGATATTATTTATCGATTTTGATTGATACGCCTTCCATCGGTAAAAGATAGGTCTATCTTCTGTGCTAATAATACGTTCTTTGTTTTACTTAGCTATTGCATGCGGGTAATGCTCAATGAAGTTCCAGAGGGTGATTGGCTCTGTGAAGAATGTGAGGAAGCTGAAAAACAGAAGCAAGGTAAAGCTGAATATGTGACCAAACATGCTTAGTGTAGTGAACTGGCAAACAAAATTTGAGCTTCACATTTTCTGTTTCCGTTATCTCTAACGACCTTGGAATTGTAACATGCAGAAgctaaaagaaaaatagaaactGAGATAATCAACAGTCCACAAAGCTCGGGAAAGAGGCATGCTGATAAGATTGAGGCAGCTCCAGATGCTAAAAGGCAGGCGGTTGAGGGTTCAACTGGGTCACCCAAGAAATCTATTCTCCCCAGAATAGGTCCGCTATCTCGGGAAACATCATTGAAGGGGCTAGACAGGCCAAGGGGAAAGCTAAGTCATCAAGCATCTTTCAGTTATACCACAGAAGGTGCACGATCTACTGGTTTACAGCTTCAACCTCCAAAAGGTAGGCTGCATAGTGGGATTGCTCTCCCTAAGCGCAACTCTCCCTCATCTACTTTGTCATAATTTTGGACCTCTAATGATAGAACACTACTTCTTTTTTGTCCAGGTGCATTTTTAAAATCCAGTTCCTTCAATTCTTCAAGCTCGAAACCGAAAGTGCAACTCATGGATGATGTTATTCTCCCAAGAAAGAAGACTGGGAAAGAATACACTCCTGTGGATATAAAGGAGGGAGGTCTTGGAATTGTAAGCAAATCAATGTCAAGTAGAACAACAGACACTGGGAGTTCTAATGGAAACGACTCGGAAGCAAAAATCCTTGCGTCGAAAGTTCATTCACAAGAAGGCAAGAGCTCAAAGCAACTGAAAGATCGCAGTGCAGAAGCTAATGCGTCAGCAGCCTCCACCGATCAGAAGCTTACTCCACGCAGCAGTACCCGTGATTTGAAGGGTTTGCAGTCTGATGGTAAACGAGGTAGCTTGACGAAGCAAGTTAGCAATCTAAACCGGAACCGTCTAGAAAATCCTATTGCTTCTGGTATCAGTCCATTCATTTTGTCAATAAATTGGTACTTCTTTGGTAGTACTTTGTTTGTATATGTTTCTAATCATTTAGTATGTGATCTCCTCCGTTTGCAGGAGGCAATTCCCGCGAGCAAAGTGTAGGTCAAGCTGACTGTAAGGATGAACTGACATCCACATCTTGTGCGGGTGAGGGTGTTCCAAGCAACGGTAACGTAACTTCGCAGGATGGATTGCCACGGTCCAGGGAATTTAAAGAGGTAGTAAAGAAAAGCAAAGAAGCCTTAGGTAAGCGCCAAAGGTCTAGCCTGTTAGCTGGTGGAAAAGGCTTACCTTCATCTCAAAAAGGAGACAAAACTGCAGAGTCTAGTGACACCTCAGGCGTTTCTGATAGTGATCCCTCTACCACAAAAATTGTTCGGGAGGATATAAATAAGGGTAATAGGTTGCGAGCAGCAGTAGATGCTGCTCTTCGTAAAAAGCCCAGCTTTAGCAAGAACCGAGTATTGGAGCAATGTGATGCAGCTTTGGCATCTAATGTGCCTTCTAATTCTGATAAAACTTTACGAGATCAATTGCCATCAAAGATGCATACAACTGCATGGCCTGCTCCTGACCCGTACAAACAGACAATTGTAACAAATGGGAAGCAGCTTGTACCCTCTGGTGCTGATGCGATGCCTCCACGATCTGTGGAGCTTGAAGTTAATCCTCCGTCTGTGAAGCCTGTTATGAGAGATTGGCCATTAGCCTCCCCACTTTCTCTGTTGAGAAGCTCAGCCATTCCAGACCATGAGTCTATATGGCAGTAagttttctttcctttttgtgAAGAATATCCCATAAAATGCACATTGAAATGTAAGTTTTTACGTCATTTTTTCAGAGGTAACTTGGAGGTGCGGAAAGCTAGAGAACAATCAGCTATGCATAGCGGAATGCAAGCACATCTATCAACCTTAGCATCACCCAAGGTTGCTGAAGTGGTGAATAAATTTCCAGAAAAGTTTAGCTTGAATGAAGTACCTAGGCTAAGTACATGGCCTGCACAATTTCAAGACATAGGTACTAAAGAAGATCATATAGCTGTGTTCTTCTTTGCAAAGGATGTTGAGAGGTAGGTTTCAGTGATGATTATTACTTTTTACtcttttattttg includes the following:
- the LOC103846310 gene encoding uncharacterized protein LOC103846310, which gives rise to MADRRAGKRSINRRGVSNADSGTCNVCSAPCSSCMHRNVGVTGSKSDESSDENGHGVAGSQCSVNEDSLLPSVVVNSRNGSNNTASEASNFVSSGHDALSENAESRERIRRSGKCDGSGVVAMTSKASSSGSRMKHKVSASVNVLEQEETVDKDSALVSDPVLSRSRKDQDSTIIKSSSVLSDEVKSQSLRNPSSNHEDRISSERGNFKEKLGPGGNEDREEQSVEGSVPSGQKGKDGKSSTSTSFNKSDESVSSVMSESESDDAEVEHDVKVCDICGDAGREDLLAICFGCSDGAEHTYCMRVMLNEVPEGDWLCEECEEAEKQKQEAKRKIETEIINSPQSSGKRHADKIEAAPDAKRQAVEGSTGSPKKSILPRIGPLSRETSLKGLDRPRGKLSHQASFSYTTEGARSTGLQLQPPKGAFLKSSSFNSSSSKPKVQLMDDVILPRKKTGKEYTPVDIKEGGLGIVSKSMSSRTTDTGSSNGNDSEAKILASKVHSQEGKSSKQLKDRSAEANASAASTDQKLTPRSSTRDLKGLQSDGKRGSLTKQVSNLNRNRLENPIASGGNSREQSVGQADCKDELTSTSCAGEGVPSNGNVTSQDGLPRSREFKEVVKKSKEALGKRQRSSLLAGGKGLPSSQKGDKTAESSDTSGVSDSDPSTTKIVREDINKGNRLRAAVDAALRKKPSFSKNRVLEQCDAALASNVPSNSDKTLRDQLPSKMHTTAWPAPDPYKQTIVTNGKQLVPSGADAMPPRSVELEVNPPSVKPVMRDWPLASPLSLLRSSAIPDHESIWQGNLEVRKAREQSAMHSGMQAHLSTLASPKVAEVVNKFPEKFSLNEVPRLSTWPAQFQDIGTKEDHIAVFFFAKDVESYERNYKPLVDNMMKKDLALKGNLDYVELLVFASNQLPPNCQRWNMLYFLWGVFRGRKEICTNPQKNPSLPASNVLPRDQNTKDFCQTSSPSKRLEKASPLRESPRNINETQNRIDVSSHENPSDKESSIERSSNTKEEIAPKEEEPGANHITCQANGSNSGDSLVKKVQQHREEQESDGRKDVHTTVIDSEIPPHGQDNNYSQASQRKRPLWEVTRPATENQKVELSNERLSEGSPNKKLKTENESSSSSFSQDPFGNDSGMMKKSPKVVFPLDLNAEREEEEEEDMELVDDLIPLGNNNNKQSGRLIGTVPDLELALGGEETRQEEEGTMGLLPFLAGRSNSGGEQSSSHHSSKGKEKEEDEDMDVSASLSLSLSLTGEERKNADKTPLFLFRDLPR